Proteins found in one Pieris napi chromosome 6, ilPieNapi1.2, whole genome shotgun sequence genomic segment:
- the LOC125050665 gene encoding dynein light chain roadblock-type 2-like, producing the protein MEIAQNFMGPLATDTMTRINENGNVVGTIIVNCEGFPETTTLDSLTAATYSTHMRNLSHHATNALKEIDVTDELMVLRLVSKKTEAVVAPDHEFHLIVVMRKA; encoded by the exons ATGGAGATTGCTCAGAATTTTATG ggTCCTTTAGCAACGGACACAATGACCCGAATAAACGAAAATGGCAATGTCGTGGGGACGATTATCGTGAACTGTGAAGGGTTTCCGGAGACCACGACTCTGGACAGTTTGACAGCGGCCACCTATTCCACTCATATGAGAAATTTATCGCATCACGCGACGAATGCTCTTAAAGAAATT GACGTGACGGATGAGTTAATGGTTTTGCGTCTGGTCTCCAAGAAGACAGAAGCAGTGGTCGCACCAGATCatgaatttcatttaattgtgGTCATGAGGAAGGcttga